From one Pararge aegeria chromosome 21, ilParAegt1.1, whole genome shotgun sequence genomic stretch:
- the LOC120633412 gene encoding proton-coupled amino acid transporter-like protein CG1139: MGRAHRSENRWTLGLKVLEWRPVNAAKVGSQRGGEMTSGESLRAAGGNFSNIIGLMLVTYHVFYEPHGRVTYANTDSIALYFVIGTCLFNLSSLAVVLSLDRALKKPKVLTKRYGLINVCMITTTTFLTVFGVLGYWSFGTMEENVLRSLPFDDNSAMLAIALYLVAIAFAYPIQCYPAIQIILEILRNRKETLSPKNMAIIEKVARPIFVTTSFLICYVVPIQGAFVAFVGNLCTTLIALVFPALMEICLLYPNNYGKYHFYLIKDLIVLGFGLSCAILGVALCTYLIYVRILCLHSPNDDSI; encoded by the exons atgggcagggcacatcgCTCGGAGAACCGCTGGACtttgggtcttaaggtgctggaatggcgaccagtaaacgcagcgaaAGTCGGAtcccaacgaggtggagagatgacatcaggcgagtcgttACGAGcggctggag GTAATTTCTCGAACATAATCGGTTTGATGTTGGTTACATACCATGTTTTTTACGAGCCTCATGGTAGAGTGACGTACGCCAATACAGATTCCATAGCACTATACTTCGTTATTGGGACTTGTTTGTTCAACCTAAGTTCTCTTGCAGTG gTTCTCTCTCTAGATAGAGCACTAAAGAAACCTAAGGTGTTAACAAAACGCTACGGTTTAATCAACGTCTGTATGATCACGACAACCACTTTTCTGACTGTATTCGGGGTGTTGGGGTATTGGTCTTTTGGTACTATGGAAGAAAACGTTTTGAGATCTCTCCCTTTTGACGACAA CTCAGCTATGTTAGCTATAGCCTTATATTTAGTGGCAATTGCATTCGCATACCCTATCCAGTGCTACCCAGCCATACAGATCATATTGGAGATATTACGAAACAGGAAAGAAACTCTATCGCCCAAAAATATGGCTATCATCGAAAAAGTAGCAAGACCTATTTTCGTGACAACTTCTT TTTTAATATGTTACGTTGTGCCGATTCAAGGAGCTTTTGTTGCGTTCGTCGGCAACCTCTGCACAACACTGATTGCTCTAGTGTTCCCCGCTTTGATGGAGATCTGCCTTTTGTATCCAAATAATTAcggaaaatatcatttttactTGATAAAAGACCTGATCGTTCTTGGATTTGGACTTTCGTGTGCGATCCTTGGTGTAGCACTTTGCACTTACCTTATCTATGTAAGAATTCTCTGTCTGCATTCACCAAATGATGATTCGATATGA